From one Amphiura filiformis chromosome 13, Afil_fr2py, whole genome shotgun sequence genomic stretch:
- the LOC140168389 gene encoding CD151 antigen-like, whose amino-acid sequence MEKQHHRRHDSALGGLQCLSHFFNFIMLVVGGGAAALGFWIYYAIRMDEERGGIMDILGFIYLFANLCTISEGIFLVVLVLLGTIAICTMHRCTLIWYFSLVMVACVASLAFTLMTFWVFFRMESTVNTALTDYVQKDYGLFGNEETTQLLDSIQMSFRCCGSKSYEDWHSSEWYKMQRLGYFDQSEAPIHPKTCCVLTSDGQPSNLTECVHINAVYPNRFIHREPCSEKVYDWLHWPTLYLGFAGVAMFFSAIFELGTTSALLRTLGPLEQKPKAIEKQLLTTSLHSESEDSRCSTKERPKQIKTQSKNSPKNSTLDKNKNKANAKAQKQHKINMNNRPNGNDAEGGYVNSAFRHEAEEQATPL is encoded by the exons ATGGAGAAACAACATCACAGACGACATGACTCGGCCTTAGGTGGTTTGCAATGTCTAAGCCACTTTTTCAATTTCATAATGTTG GTTGTTGGTGGTGGAGCCGCCGCTCTAGGGTTTTGGATATACTATGCAATCCGTATGGATGAAGAAAGAGGTGGAATAATGGATATACTcggatttatttacttatttgctAATTTATGTACAATATCAGAAGGCATATTCTTAGTGGTTCTCGTACTTTTAGGAACTATTGCTATCTGTACCATGCACAGGTGTACGCTTATTTGG TATTTCAGCCTAGTGATGGTAGCGTGTGTCGCTTCCCTTGCGTTCACATTGATGACATTCTGGGTATTCTTTCGG ATGGAGTCTACAGTGAATACAGCATTAACCGATTATGTACAAAAAGACTATGGTTTATTTGGAAACGAAGAAACAACTCAGTTATTGGACAGTATACAAATGTCG TTTCGATGCTGCGGGAGCAAATCATACGAAGACTGGCATTCCAGTGAATGGTACAAGATGCAGCGTCTCGGCTATTTTGACCAGTCCGAAGCACCAATCCATCCAAAGACCTGCTGCGTGTTAACATCGGATGGACAGCCGTCAAATTTGACAGAATGTGTGCACATCAATGCAGTTTATCCGAATAGGTTTATACATAGAGAA CCCTGTAGCGAGAAGGTCTATGATTGGTTACACTGGCCAACTTTATATCTTGGTTTCGCCGGAGTCGCCATGTTTTTCTCAGCA ATTTTTGAATTAGGAACAACTTCAGCATTACTACGCACATTAGGACCATTGGAGCAGAAACCAAAAGCAATTGAAAAACAGCTACTCACAACATCACTGCACAGTGAAAGCGAAGACTCGCGGTGTAGCACCAAAGAAAGACCAAAGCAAATAAAAACACAGAGCAAGAACAGTCCGAAAAATTCAACATtggataagaataagaataaagcGAATGCAAAAGCTCAGAAACAGCATAAAATTAATATGAATAACCGTCCAAATGGCAATGATGCTGAGGGTGGTTACGTGAACAGCGCCTTTAGGCACGAGGCTGAAGAGCAAGCTACTCCTCTTTGA